The following DNA comes from Halobacillus litoralis.
GTGCAGGAATTATGAGTGCAACCTTGGGGTCACTCCTTAAAGAATTAGTGCCGGATTGGAAGATTCGAACTTTTGAAAAGCTTGAATGTGCCGGCGAAGAGAGTTCGAACGTATGGAATAATGCTGGAACAGGGCATGCGGCTCTATGCGAGCTGAACTATACGAACGAACAAGCGGATGGCTCCATCGATATCAGTAAAGCGATCAAAGTGAATGAACAATTTCAGGTATCCCAGCAATTCTGGTCTTATCTTGTGAACAGCCATATGATTCGTAATCCACAGGAATTCATCAGGCCATTGCCCCACATGAGTTTGGTGCATGGCAAACAAAACGTCGAGTTCCTAAGAAAGCGTTTTAATACAATGGCCGAGAATCCACTGTTTCAGGATATGGAATTTTCCGAAGACCCGGAACAGCTGAAGGAATGGATCCCGCTGATTATGAACAACCGTACATTAAATGAGCCGATAGCAGCCACAAAAATCGATTCTGGTACGGATGTCAATTTCGGTGCCTTAACTCGGAAAGTGTTTGACTATCTGGAAGACAATGAGCTTGAGGTCAACTACAAGCACAGCGTCGAGGATATTAAACGGACCAGCGACGGGGCTTGGGAAGTGAAGGTGTACGATAACGAACACGGAAGAATCGAATATCATACAACAGATTTCGTCTTTATCGGCGGTGGAGGCGGCAGTCTGCATTTGCTGCAAAAAACCGGTGTGCCTGAATCGAAGAATTACGGCGGCTTCCCGGTAAGCGGACAATTCATGGTATGTAACAATCCGGACGTCGTAGCCAAGCATTATGCGAAAGTTTACGGAAAAGCCAAAGTGGGTG
Coding sequences within:
- a CDS encoding malate:quinone oxidoreductase, yielding MSKQHTKTDVILIGAGIMSATLGSLLKELVPDWKIRTFEKLECAGEESSNVWNNAGTGHAALCELNYTNEQADGSIDISKAIKVNEQFQVSQQFWSYLVNSHMIRNPQEFIRPLPHMSLVHGKQNVEFLRKRFNTMAENPLFQDMEFSEDPEQLKEWIPLIMNNRTLNEPIAATKIDSGTDVNFGALTRKVFDYLEDNELEVNYKHSVEDIKRTSDGAWEVKVYDNEHGRIEYHTTDFVFIGGGGGSLHLLQKTGVPESKNYGGFPVSGQFMVCNNPDVVAKHYAKVYGKAKVGAPPMSVPHLDTRFIDGKRSLLFGPFAGFSPKFLKTGSMLDLVTSVKPDNLVTMLGAGVKNVSLTKYLIEQVIASKDKRMEDIREFIPDAKSEDWDLVVAGQRVQVIKDTEDGGKGTLQFGTEVVTAADGSVAALLGASPGASTAVHVMLEVIEKCFPQHVKDWEPKIKEIIPSYGLSLSENPELLREIKKSTAQTLGLVDQENERHTT